A window of Candidatus Hydrogenedentota bacterium contains these coding sequences:
- a CDS encoding HD domain-containing protein, producing the protein MSNKVRKDEGLQQAQFLAAKLDPDPAHSVHVCALASQLFDATTSVHGLNLRERLLLQAAALLHDTGHSVDPLIHHKKSRDIILASKLTGYTKNEMRIVACIARYHRKAHPKPDHKIYRDLDPEAQEVVRRLAALLRIADGLDRSHTSSARSLHFETTDLGFRIVVTQCSPNDTDLGGANRKRGLFEEVFGKPVEIAGISAKVELKVIS; encoded by the coding sequence ATGAGCAACAAGGTACGTAAAGACGAAGGATTACAGCAGGCTCAGTTTCTTGCGGCAAAACTGGATCCCGATCCGGCGCACTCCGTTCACGTCTGCGCCCTTGCTTCGCAATTGTTCGATGCCACAACTTCGGTGCATGGCCTGAACCTGCGCGAGCGCCTGCTTCTTCAGGCCGCCGCGCTACTGCACGATACAGGGCACTCCGTCGATCCGTTGATACATCACAAGAAATCGCGTGACATTATCCTCGCGTCAAAGCTCACTGGGTATACAAAGAACGAAATGCGAATCGTGGCCTGTATCGCGCGGTATCATCGGAAAGCCCATCCCAAGCCAGACCACAAAATCTATCGAGATTTGGATCCAGAAGCTCAGGAAGTCGTGCGGCGTCTCGCGGCACTGTTGCGCATCGCGGATGGGCTTGATCGTTCACACACGTCCTCCGCGCGAAGTCTGCACTTCGAGACTACTGACCTTGGATTCCGCATCGTAGTCACGCAGTGTTCGCCAAACGATACCGACCTTGGCGGCGCAAACCGCAAGCGCGGCCTCTTCGAGGAAGTATTCGGCAAGCCCGTGGAAATCGCCGGCATCAGCGCAAAGGTCGAACTCAAAGTGATTTCATGA